DNA from Kwoniella dejecticola CBS 10117 chromosome 1, complete sequence:
ATGCTGCCATCGTCGATTCAGAGGTACTCGAAACCAGATTTGCGAGTAAGTAGACTGAATCGATGGCAGATTGGCGCTGATCCGCCGTATCAGCTCTGGGTCGAGGTCAAGTGGTCAAAGTCTTTTGGAAGGCTATACTCTTCTGTGGCATCCTTCTGTGGTCCGCTTTGAACGATGGAGTATGTACAAATCATTTGCCTTGAGATGCCGATGATCGCTAACTTGGCATTTCAGTTTCAACAACAAGTCCCGGGTAATATTATCGCATTACCGGCGTTCATCCGGACGATGGGCGATACCGTAATCAACGGTCAGCCCGCGAACAGCGCCAAGGTCGTATCCTACTGGCAAGGTTTCGCAGAAATGTCCAAGACTTTGGGTATGTTCGCCGGCGGTACATTGATGGACCGATTTGGGCGAAAGTGAGCATTTCTGCACTGGTGATATGGGAATTTCGCTGATGATGCGAACAGAAAGGCGATGATTATCTCTTTGGTCGTTCTGTTGGGAGGATCTATTGCAGAGATCGCTTCTCAAAACTGGAAAGATTGGCTCGGCGCAGCGATCCTGGTTCGACTTGGGGTTGGTCTCGCCCAGACTATTTTGATCACCTATGTCTCCGAGATCGCTCCTTTCCAACTTCGAGGATTTATGCTGGGTTCATACCAAGTCCTTCTTACCTTTGGACAATTGATCGTCGCCATTGCTGCGAGACTCATCGAGTTGCACCAACCAACAGAATGGCGACCACTCATTGGTATCGAGTTCATGTTCACCGGTGTAAGTGGAAGCAGAATCCGAATGGCGCCTGTGCTGACTTGGACTGCAGATCTCGCTCCTTACCATCTGGTTCGTTCCCGAATCCCATATTTATCATGCTCGTAAGAACCGACATGAAGATGCGAAACAATCCATGCTCAAGCTTTACGGAAACGCGCCGGGATACGATGTTGTAAGTCGAGTTCAACATTTAATACAAGAACGTTGACTGACGACCATGTTCTTAGGAATGGGAATATCGAGTCGTACAAGAAGGaatcgaggaagaacgaCGAATCGTGGCTGCTGGTGGCCAAGCTACTTTCCTGGACATCTTCCGAGGTAACAATTGGCGACGAACGCTAGCTGGTTGTGTCGGTATCTGTAGTCAATGGGCTGCCGATGCTCCGATTGTCTTCAGTTACTCCACCGTAAGCCGATCCGTTCTGCGAGACTTTTTATGCACTCACACCGTCAACAGTACTTTTTCACCGTCGCTGGACTTGATAACCCATTCCTCGTCTCCATTCTCACGTAAGTTACTGCTTCCACGTTGCCACTCTTAGTAGAGAATGCCTTGGCTGACAGAGGCCCTCAGATTCTTGCTGGGAATGATCGCACAAGGTTCCGCACTTTGGCTTTGCGAGTGGGTCGGACGTAGACCATTGCTTGTTGGGTGAGTGAAGCCATCTCTCGAGCCGCGTTCCCCCAGCTGACCCAGATGCTCAGGGGTTGTTTCCTCATGTGCCTCTTCAACGTCGCGATTGCTTCGACCTCGTTCTCCGACTCCGTCGCAAGTGGTAAAGCGGGACTGGGCTGCCTCCTTATCTGGGTCATCTGTTATGGATTGTCCGCTGGACCTATCGGTTTCGTTGCCGCCGGAGAGACCTCGACACCGCACCTTCGAGCCCAAACTACATCCTTTAATCTTGGATGCTATGGTCTTGGATTGTGAGTCTTCAGGAAGACCCAAGGTGAACATTGCTAAGCCCTTCGTTCTTCAGTGTCGTATTCCAGTGGTCCATCTCCTACATGATCAGTCCGGATGCCGCCAATTTGGGTTTGAAAGCCATCTACATCTGGGCTGGTCTGTTGGTgcccaccaccatcatcttgttcttcttctaccCTGAGGTAAGTGGTGCTCTGAGCTTTCTCGCGGACTTCACGCTGACTGGTGCGTTCAGACCTACGGCCGAACTTACCAAGAACTCGACGAGCTCTACGAGCGCAAGATCCCCGCTTGGCGATTTAAGAGCACCAAGACTCAAGCCGAGTTATCTGGGCGAAAGAACAAAGCGCTTGTCCATTACGGGCATTAAGCGCGTAAAGCGAATGACGACGCCGGCATCTCGCTTCGGTGATTCATCACTATCAGTATAGCGCAATACCTCGTATGCTGAAGATCTATCACAATGATGACTTGAGATGCTCCGCAAGGATCACCTCAACCATGAACCCATACATTGCTCATTTTATACTACTGTCCATATCCTGCTGTTCATATGCACACGAATCACAATGAGTACACTTTGGAGTGCTTAAAATTCTGATTTTGTTGGTTACCGTATGTGACTTTAGAGTATTGTGCCAGGGGATCAAAGCCTGATATCATGGACTTCCAACTCTAGCCTTCAGCAACAATCACATCCTGTTCTATTCGATCTCCTATACGTTTGACTGACTCCCAGTGACACCCAATCTTGGCCCCTTTTCTCGTTCACTTACCGTGTGTAGGGATCGTGCTCGTAGATGCAAGGTTGAGTGCCAggaaaggagatggagagtGATCGTCGTTCTGCAGTCACTTGACGATTTCGCCCGCGCGACCGCTAAAACCTTGATTGTCTTCACGCTGTCCATCTCAAGTGGCGACAAGAGTGTGAAAACATCGTAGAGCTATTGCAGCCAGATAGATGCCtaaatcctcctcttcaggCCTCTGAGGGGATTTTGCAAGCGGGTTTGCATCTGCGGCAATCGGCATCAGAATGAATGCATATGATAACGGAGCAAGCTACATCGATCCCCACTTCACGGCTACATCACTTAGTGATTACGCCTGGGAATACCAGCCGTCTGGGCCAGACGTTGATACTTGACTGCCTTTGGTATCACCATTCCCTCCGAGAGCTCACTAACATTATCTCTGAACAGCTCCTGCCAAGGCGTTTGACTTGGTGGACCTTTGTAGGGACCCGATTCAGATCTTCTACTCTTCAGCTCCTCGGGATCAACCTTGATATCTGCTCTTCCACGCTTCAAGTCAATTCGAATGATATCTCCATCTCTCAAAAGTCCGAGATTGCCGCCTGTCGCCGCCTCAGGAGACGCGTTCAGGATGGACGGACTGCCAGAAGTACCGGATTGTCGACCGTCACCGATACAAGGCAGTTcgatacccttcttgatcagtCGACCTGGAGGAATCATGTTAACCACCTCAGCCGCTCCGGGATATCCTTGTGGACCAGCCCCTCGCATGATCAAAATAGTTCCAGCTTCAATCTTATCCTCCGTCTCTATACGATGGTGATAATCTTCAGGACCGTCGAATACAGCTACTGGACCTTCGAAGGCCATAGGATCATCGGGATTGCTCAAATACTGATCATTGAATGCTTTACTGATAACGGAGGTTTTCATGACAGCGCTGTCGAACAGAGATCCggagagatggaggaagCCTGCTGACGTTTTCACCGGGTTCTCGAATGGGCGGATAACCCTCTTATCCGTGGAACGATCTTCGCGGCAATTGTCGCCTATCGATCGGCCTGAGACCGTGAGGGCGTCAGGGTGAGGTAAGAGATTATGTTTGATGAGCTCAGCGGCGACAGCTGTATAAGCTAGTCAGTGGACAACCTCACAAGGAATGCTAAGTCGATTCCGGCACTTACCAGGAAGTCCTCCAGCTCGGTGATATTCCTCACAGAGATATTCTCCAGCAGGCTGGATATTCACGAGTAATGGAAGCTTGTACCCAACATCTTGCCAGTCTTGATTTGAAAGGGGTACTCCGATATGCTTCGCGATAGCATTCAGATGGATAGGCGCGTTGGTGGACCCTCCAATGGCAGTGTTTAAAGCGATAGCGTTCTCGAAGGCTTCGCGAGTCAAAATGTCGGATGGTTTGACATCTTCTCGCACAAGATCAACGATTCGTCTGCCGGTCTGGTACGCGCAGGCACCTCGTTCCCGATATGGAGCAGGGATGGAGGCGCTGCCTGGAAGCGCCATACCCAGAGCTTCGGCCAAGGCGTTCATTGTGCTGGCTGTTCCCATCGTATTGCAATGTCCGAGACTGATGATCGACTGTCAGCTGTGGACCAAAAGCATTGCGAAAATTGCTCTTACCTCGGTGCGGAGGTAGCCACTGTCTGCATCAAttgcagctgatcaattttACCAGCGGCGAGCGCTGCTCTAGCATCCCATAAGACCGTACCAGAACCAACAAGTCGCTGTCCGGCATATCCTGATCACGGAGTTAAAGCAAATAATCTAAAAGTGTGTTGGGGACACCCACCATTCAACATCGGCCCAACATTCATGCAAATAGCAGGGATATTGACCGTGGCAGCAGCCATCAGCAGGGCGGGCGTTCTATCATGGACGACGAGCATCAGTCTC
Protein-coding regions in this window:
- a CDS encoding dihydroxy-acid dehydratase is translated as MPCEGCTCGLRENDTQEDDVLGQTPAGVRSFTAPAEENGEPEGVEPAVPLRSKQWWNNPSDDMCGAYVERYLNGGLTMNEIANKHKPIIGIAQTGSDLAPCNSGHVQLAKRVRDGIIAAGGTPFEFPCHPIQETTKRPTASLDRNFAYLSLVEVLFGYPMDGVVLLTGCDKTTPALLMAAATVNIPAICMNVGPMLNGYAGQRLVGSGTVLWDARAALAAGKIDQLQLMQTVATSAPSLGHCNTMGTASTMNALAEALGMALPGSASIPAPYRERGACAYQTGRRIVDLVREDVKPSDILTREAFENAIALNTAIGGSTNAPIHLNAIAKHIGVPLSNQDWQDVGYKLPLLVNIQPAGEYLCEEYHRAGGLPAVAAELIKHNLLPHPDALTVSGRSIGDNCREDRSTDKRVIRPFENPVKTSAGFLHLSGSLFDSAVMKTSVISKAFNDQYLSNPDDPMAFEGPVAVFDGPEDYHHRIETEDKIEAGTILIMRGAGPQGYPGAAEVVNMIPPGRLIKKGIELPCIGDGRQSGTSGSPSILNASPEAATGGNLGLLRDGDIIRIDLKRGRADIKVDPEELKSRRSESGPYKGPPSQTPWQELFRDNVSELSEGMVIPKAVKYQRLAQTAGIPRRNH